Proteins encoded together in one Micromonospora auratinigra window:
- a CDS encoding SDR family oxidoreductase, which produces MTVTVVTGGSRGIGAATARRLAAAGHDLAIGYRRDHDAAAAVLADVHAAGRRGVAVPADTTDPAQVARLFDAAADLGALTGLVNNAGVTSPIGPFTELRPDDLRAVVDVNLIGYVLCAQQAARRMSHGGAIVNVSSAAATLGSPGEYIHYAAVKAATDTLTVGLAKELAPHGIRVNAVAPGIIRTDIHARSGVPDRAERAAGRIPLGRAGEPDEVAAAIAFLLGGDSSYTTGAVLRISGGL; this is translated from the coding sequence TTGACCGTCACCGTCGTCACCGGCGGCAGCCGGGGTATCGGCGCCGCCACCGCCCGGCGTCTCGCCGCCGCCGGCCACGACCTGGCCATCGGCTACCGCCGTGACCACGACGCCGCGGCGGCCGTCCTCGCCGACGTGCACGCCGCCGGGCGCCGGGGCGTCGCCGTGCCCGCCGACACCACCGACCCCGCCCAGGTCGCGCGCCTCTTCGACGCCGCCGCCGACCTGGGCGCGCTGACCGGCCTGGTCAACAACGCCGGCGTCACCAGCCCGATCGGCCCGTTCACCGAGCTGCGCCCCGACGACCTGCGCGCCGTCGTCGACGTCAACCTCATCGGCTACGTCCTCTGCGCCCAGCAGGCCGCCCGCCGGATGAGCCACGGCGGCGCGATCGTCAACGTCTCCTCCGCCGCGGCCACCCTCGGCAGCCCCGGGGAGTACATCCACTACGCGGCGGTCAAGGCCGCCACCGACACCCTCACCGTCGGCCTGGCCAAGGAACTCGCCCCGCACGGCATCCGGGTCAACGCCGTCGCCCCCGGCATCATCCGCACCGACATCCACGCCCGCTCCGGGGTGCCCGACCGCGCCGAGCGCGCCGCCGGGCGCATTCCGCTGGGCCGCGCCGGGGAACCCGACGAGGTCGCCGCCGCCATCGCGTTCCTGCTCGGCGGCGACTCCTCGTACACCACCGGCGCGGTGCTGCGCATCTCCGGCGGCCTCTGA
- a CDS encoding patatin-like phospholipase family protein, which yields MTRALVLGGGGVTGVAWEWGLLAGLAGRGVDVSDADLVVGTSAGSVVGAQLCSGTPVRESYEAQLRPPRAELPARLGAGVLLRWAWAGARGGDAVRARARVGAMALAARTPSEQSRRAVLAARLAGARWPARRLLVTAVDAASGEFVVFDADSGVSLLDAVGASCAVPGVWPPVTIGARRYVDGGVRSAVNADLAAGADAVLVLAPVTAGFGPMPRLSAQVAALRAAGTRVAVVSPDRSSRRAIGRNVLDPARRAGAARAGLAQATAVADQVAAVWA from the coding sequence ATGACGCGGGCGTTGGTGCTGGGTGGCGGCGGGGTGACCGGGGTGGCCTGGGAGTGGGGGCTGCTGGCGGGGCTGGCCGGGCGGGGCGTGGACGTGTCCGACGCCGACCTGGTGGTCGGCACGTCGGCCGGCTCGGTGGTCGGCGCGCAGCTGTGCTCGGGCACGCCGGTACGCGAGTCGTACGAGGCGCAGCTGCGGCCACCGCGCGCCGAGTTGCCGGCCCGCCTCGGCGCGGGGGTGCTGCTGCGGTGGGCGTGGGCCGGTGCCCGCGGCGGCGACGCGGTGCGGGCGCGGGCCCGGGTGGGCGCGATGGCGCTGGCGGCGCGTACCCCGTCGGAGCAGTCGCGGCGGGCGGTGCTGGCGGCCCGGTTGGCGGGCGCGCGGTGGCCGGCGCGACGGCTGCTGGTCACGGCGGTGGATGCGGCCTCGGGTGAGTTCGTGGTCTTCGACGCCGACAGCGGGGTGTCGCTGCTGGACGCGGTCGGGGCGAGCTGCGCGGTGCCGGGGGTGTGGCCGCCGGTGACGATCGGCGCGCGCCGCTACGTCGACGGTGGGGTGCGCTCGGCGGTGAACGCGGACCTGGCGGCGGGCGCGGACGCGGTGCTGGTGCTCGCGCCGGTGACCGCCGGGTTCGGGCCGATGCCGCGACTGTCGGCGCAGGTGGCGGCGTTGCGGGCGGCGGGGACGCGGGTGGCGGTGGTGTCGCCGGACCGGTCGTCGCGGCGGGCGATCGGGCGTAACGTGCTGGACCCGGCGCGGCGGGCCGGGGCCGCGCGGGCCGGCCTGGCGCAGGCGACGGCGGTGGCCGACCAGGTGGCGGCCGTGTGGGCCTGA
- a CDS encoding MFS transporter small subunit, with protein MVSWLVVSALLVYGVVQTLITAAKLFTG; from the coding sequence GTGGTGTCGTGGCTGGTGGTGTCGGCGCTGCTGGTCTACGGGGTGGTGCAGACGTTGATCACGGCGGCGAAGCTGTTCACCGGCTGA